In Archangium violaceum, the following are encoded in one genomic region:
- a CDS encoding nuclease-related domain-containing DEAD/DEAH box helicase yields MVPPVISNGTPSSAEREVFSRLVRTDFGPSARALHSLNISEHDYKRVGELDFVIVCERGVLVLEVKGGGVACDEDGIWTFTDRYGNTFHKSEGPFQQARSGMFSLKRRLGELLGKERVAPVLFGFGVLFPDCEFPERGVEWPSEVVFDAKQGARGEDLRTYLNKAFQYWESKERVPFTVSGDLLKEIAQALRPSFDRVPSLRVKSHRLTQAMEELTEEQYSQLDWIEENPRSICSGGAGTGKTFLAAELARRQAARGKRVLVACASPVLAAYLGSRLGDSKITVASLDHLRRDTGGPRTAPRPRFDALIADEGQDLLNMDALGTLEAELKGGLAKGEWCFLLDTNRQTGLSGCYEREAHDYILDHRPAAGRLSRNCRNTEQIVMQTRLLTASDLGKPVAGEGPPVEFGYYESDEQLSRLIDGHLGRLREEGIAPSEITILLARPLARSSIQRTEVWRRRAITVIDSVNAANWPALGLTCACVADFKGLENKFILLIDLELEGPPDLVTNLMYVGMSRAQVGLWMAVPISAKTRLAAMAHENAPKVTRPTPRPKRSMP; encoded by the coding sequence ATGGTTCCACCGGTCATCTCCAACGGCACTCCGAGCAGTGCGGAGCGCGAGGTGTTCTCGCGGCTCGTAAGGACGGATTTTGGACCCAGCGCCCGGGCGCTGCACTCGCTCAACATCTCGGAGCACGACTACAAGAGGGTCGGCGAACTTGACTTCGTGATTGTTTGCGAGCGCGGTGTGCTCGTTCTTGAGGTGAAGGGCGGAGGCGTCGCGTGCGACGAGGATGGGATTTGGACCTTCACCGACCGCTATGGAAACACCTTCCACAAATCGGAGGGCCCATTCCAGCAGGCGCGCTCTGGGATGTTCTCGCTGAAGCGCCGCCTCGGCGAGCTTCTCGGTAAGGAGAGAGTTGCTCCCGTCCTGTTTGGATTCGGGGTTCTGTTCCCCGACTGTGAGTTCCCAGAACGAGGCGTGGAGTGGCCATCCGAGGTCGTGTTCGACGCAAAGCAGGGCGCTCGAGGAGAGGACCTTCGTACCTACCTCAATAAGGCGTTCCAGTATTGGGAGTCGAAGGAGCGCGTCCCGTTCACGGTTTCCGGCGACCTTTTGAAAGAGATCGCCCAGGCGCTCCGACCGAGCTTTGATCGTGTTCCCTCCCTCCGCGTCAAGTCTCACCGATTAACCCAAGCAATGGAGGAACTCACCGAGGAGCAATACTCCCAGTTGGATTGGATCGAAGAGAATCCCCGCAGCATATGCTCGGGAGGCGCTGGCACGGGCAAGACCTTCCTTGCCGCTGAGCTCGCGCGTCGACAAGCCGCGCGGGGGAAGCGTGTACTGGTCGCCTGCGCGAGCCCAGTTCTCGCAGCTTACTTGGGGTCTCGACTGGGCGATTCCAAGATCACCGTGGCGTCTCTCGACCACCTGCGACGTGACACTGGCGGACCGCGCACAGCGCCACGTCCGAGGTTCGATGCCCTTATAGCGGACGAAGGTCAGGACCTTCTCAACATGGATGCCCTCGGAACTCTTGAGGCGGAGCTCAAGGGTGGCCTCGCCAAAGGAGAGTGGTGCTTCCTGTTAGACACCAACCGGCAAACTGGCCTGTCCGGCTGCTACGAGCGGGAGGCGCACGACTACATCCTGGACCATCGGCCGGCTGCCGGAAGGTTGTCGCGCAACTGCCGAAACACTGAGCAGATCGTCATGCAAACCCGCCTTCTCACTGCGTCAGACCTCGGGAAACCCGTCGCCGGAGAGGGTCCTCCTGTGGAGTTCGGGTACTATGAATCCGACGAGCAACTCTCTCGTCTCATAGACGGCCATCTTGGGCGCCTTCGGGAGGAGGGCATCGCGCCATCCGAGATCACCATTCTCCTGGCTCGTCCGCTCGCTCGGTCCTCGATTCAACGCACTGAGGTTTGGCGCCGTCGGGCGATCACCGTCATTGATTCGGTGAACGCGGCGAACTGGCCCGCGCTGGGTTTAACGTGCGCGTGCGTCGCCGACTTCAAGGGTCTTGAGAACAAGTTCATCCTTCTCATCGACCTTGAGCTTGAGGGCCCCCCCGACTTGGTTACCAACCTGATGTACGTCGGCATGAGCCGGGCGCAGGTCGGCCTCTGGATGGCCGTGCCCATTTCCGCCAAGACCCGCCTCGCGGCGATGGCTCACGAGAACGCCCCCAAGGTGACTCGGCCTACGCCGCGTCCCAAGCGCTCCATGCCCTAG
- a CDS encoding helicase-related protein translates to MNDIRTQVVHFLHAHAVGPLNGANETLHEAPHKRYLMGTLYPTNASSGELLTEEVDDTTGGSVGEELADDPVTLANSWMPSSIGVSFFIVGTPSLTCCVWGARYEGTRVKKKEAFQREPIAERSNPEVVTLARPKEGLEGHLRSHEEVLGGRARIEALWRHVGDGHLVTVTLRNIQKQADPAVVESSLCLHQVGIECVPVDGTIREYPSVDFLSRDPEEAELRLLHRHARVFGIGHGCAADWTPSENKRTAISVRSELMPSFTVPDVVTGGADDDILRLSKLADTSLGTAELSAELGAFADKYGKWIADLKAVHLDIPPSLHAARDALLARLKETLDRIRRGIEVLTSEPDTLHAFRLANQAMLMQMRHGKEDLAGERRPRDQVQLPVIDYAALNYKWRPFQLAFQLLALPSVVDPADRDRELVDLLWFPTGGGKTEAYLALAALYIFHRRLKNGDAGGGTAVLTRYTLRLLTAQQFQRAAALICACEILRRQQSAVMGQDPISIGLWVGDEVVPNRYEKAAQRFTELFSEEFPSNPFQLEQCPWCGTSIIPERRNDDAENYGVRAGNASFEFYCPTAKCPFHTRLPIAVVDDALYDSPPTFLLATVDKFARLAWEERAGVFFGGSGRLPPGLIIQDEMHLLSGPLGTTIGVYEGAVEALMSYHGARPKIIASTATIRNATDQVLGLFGRKVQLFPPAGLTASDSYFAKTDEKKPGRRYIGLMSQSHTPHTTIVHTAAALLQAPVELGFSGQALDAYWTLVAYHNSIRELGRTVTLARDDVPARAKVIAKDEAKTRKLEEHTVVELTSNVGGGDLPKILERLKQTHEKQDSVSLLATTNMLSVGVDIPRLGLMIMNGQPKTTAEYIQASSRVGRGGAAGLVIALYVSTKPRDRSHYEGFIPYHSALYRHVEPTSVTPFSLPSRERALHAALTILVRHGVGLTANSDASRFRLDDPQVERAIQILEERARAIDPDEAKSTSEHLRALAAEWAELAKETAENNRSLYYQASKPHTGLLRNFGAQGSGWATLHSMRNVDRQCRVLVIGEER, encoded by the coding sequence ATGAACGACATCCGCACCCAAGTCGTCCACTTCCTTCACGCGCACGCGGTAGGCCCCCTGAATGGAGCGAACGAGACCCTCCACGAGGCCCCTCACAAGCGCTACCTCATGGGGACGCTCTACCCCACGAACGCTAGTAGCGGTGAGCTCCTCACCGAGGAGGTCGATGACACGACGGGCGGCTCGGTCGGCGAGGAGCTCGCCGATGACCCCGTTACATTGGCCAACTCCTGGATGCCCAGCTCGATTGGCGTGAGCTTCTTTATCGTGGGCACACCCTCGCTCACATGCTGTGTGTGGGGCGCTCGCTACGAGGGAACACGCGTCAAGAAGAAAGAAGCCTTTCAACGCGAGCCCATCGCGGAGCGCTCCAATCCCGAGGTCGTCACCCTCGCGCGCCCGAAGGAAGGCCTTGAGGGCCACCTGCGGAGCCACGAGGAGGTGCTCGGGGGCCGTGCGCGCATTGAGGCACTCTGGCGACATGTGGGAGACGGGCATCTCGTCACCGTGACCTTACGCAACATCCAGAAGCAGGCGGACCCCGCCGTCGTGGAGTCATCCCTGTGCCTTCACCAAGTAGGCATTGAGTGCGTTCCCGTCGATGGGACAATTCGTGAGTACCCCTCGGTCGACTTCCTCAGTCGCGACCCGGAGGAAGCGGAGCTCCGCCTCCTGCACCGGCACGCCCGAGTCTTCGGGATTGGGCATGGTTGCGCGGCGGATTGGACACCCTCGGAGAACAAGCGGACCGCCATCAGCGTCCGAAGCGAGCTAATGCCCTCTTTCACGGTGCCCGATGTTGTCACTGGTGGTGCCGATGATGACATCCTTAGATTGTCAAAGCTCGCCGACACCTCTCTCGGAACAGCGGAGCTTAGCGCGGAGCTCGGCGCGTTCGCGGACAAGTACGGGAAGTGGATCGCTGACCTGAAGGCGGTTCACCTGGACATTCCCCCTTCGCTTCACGCCGCTCGGGATGCGCTCTTGGCGCGCCTCAAGGAGACGCTCGATCGAATCCGTCGTGGCATCGAGGTACTGACGAGCGAGCCAGACACACTGCATGCGTTCCGGCTGGCGAATCAGGCGATGCTCATGCAGATGCGACACGGGAAGGAGGACCTCGCGGGCGAGCGAAGGCCGCGCGACCAAGTTCAACTCCCGGTCATCGATTACGCCGCGCTCAACTATAAGTGGCGTCCCTTCCAGCTCGCGTTTCAGTTGCTTGCCCTCCCCTCGGTCGTGGACCCCGCGGACAGGGACCGCGAACTCGTCGATCTGCTCTGGTTCCCCACAGGCGGTGGAAAGACCGAGGCCTACCTAGCGCTCGCCGCACTCTACATCTTCCATCGGCGACTCAAGAACGGCGACGCTGGCGGAGGGACTGCGGTGCTCACTCGCTACACCTTGCGCCTGCTCACCGCACAGCAATTCCAGCGCGCTGCGGCGCTCATCTGTGCCTGCGAGATCTTACGACGCCAACAAAGCGCCGTGATGGGCCAGGACCCGATCTCGATCGGCTTGTGGGTGGGCGATGAGGTGGTGCCCAACCGTTATGAGAAGGCGGCACAGCGGTTCACGGAACTCTTCTCCGAGGAGTTCCCCTCCAATCCCTTCCAGCTAGAGCAGTGCCCCTGGTGTGGCACCAGTATCATTCCCGAACGCCGCAACGACGACGCCGAGAACTACGGTGTTCGAGCGGGGAATGCGTCCTTCGAGTTTTACTGTCCCACCGCGAAGTGCCCGTTCCACACGAGGCTTCCCATAGCCGTCGTCGATGATGCCCTCTACGACAGCCCGCCGACGTTCCTCTTGGCGACAGTGGATAAGTTCGCACGGCTCGCCTGGGAGGAGCGCGCAGGCGTCTTCTTCGGCGGAAGCGGCCGATTGCCCCCTGGACTCATCATCCAGGACGAGATGCACCTGCTCTCCGGTCCCCTGGGCACCACCATCGGCGTCTACGAGGGCGCAGTGGAGGCGCTGATGAGCTATCACGGCGCTCGCCCGAAAATCATCGCGTCCACCGCGACGATCCGGAATGCGACGGATCAGGTGCTGGGCCTATTCGGTCGGAAGGTTCAGCTCTTCCCTCCAGCGGGACTGACGGCGTCGGACTCGTACTTCGCGAAGACCGACGAAAAGAAACCCGGGCGGCGCTACATCGGGCTGATGTCACAGAGCCACACCCCTCATACGACTATCGTCCATACGGCCGCGGCTCTGCTACAAGCGCCGGTGGAACTCGGATTCAGTGGACAGGCTCTCGACGCGTATTGGACCCTTGTTGCCTACCACAACAGCATTCGAGAGCTTGGGCGAACCGTGACCCTGGCGCGTGACGACGTGCCTGCCCGCGCGAAGGTCATCGCCAAGGACGAGGCTAAGACGCGCAAGCTCGAAGAGCACACCGTGGTGGAGCTCACCAGCAACGTGGGGGGAGGCGACCTTCCCAAAATCCTCGAACGGCTCAAGCAAACGCACGAAAAACAGGACTCGGTTTCCCTCCTCGCCACGACCAACATGCTCTCGGTGGGCGTCGACATCCCGCGGCTTGGGCTCATGATCATGAACGGGCAGCCCAAGACAACCGCCGAGTACATCCAGGCGAGCAGTCGCGTTGGCCGTGGCGGGGCCGCAGGCTTGGTCATCGCGTTGTACGTCTCCACCAAGCCCCGCGATCGCTCGCACTACGAAGGATTCATCCCCTACCACTCCGCGCTCTATCGGCACGTCGAGCCCACGAGCGTAACCCCTTTCTCTCTCCCCTCTCGGGAGCGCGCGCTCCACGCGGCGCTCACGATCCTCGTTCGCCATGGCGTCGGACTCACCGCGAACAGCGACGCGTCGCGCTTCCGCCTTGACGATCCCCAGGTTGAGCGTGCGATCCAAATTCTCGAGGAACGAGCGCGCGCTATCGACCCAGACGAGGCGAAGTCAACCTCCGAGCATCTGAGGGCGCTCGCCGCGGAATGGGCGGAGCTCGCCAAGGAGACAGCCGAGAACAACCGGAGCCTGTACTACCAGGCCAGTAAGCCCCATACGGGCTTGCTCCGCAACTTCGGAGCTCAAGGAAGCGGTTGGGCCACGCTGCACTCGATGCGCAATGTCGACCGCCAGTGTCGAGTGCTGGTGATTGGAGAGGAACGATGA
- the drmB gene encoding DUF1998 domain-containing protein, which translates to MSNQPPRGVRLSQTLAPFGVGAIYDLRGESLVACDISRWKSQGQPIRSKRLAEALGVEGFRSAPASTSLYGDGGARVPYFRFPQWLFCPNCRAMAKWTTSKEVNDEPPRCENCNRRPQLVPMRFVMACEKGHLGDVSWDYWAHFGAKEPKQKGCKDRDNLRFIALAGSGAGLQSLRIECKTCGVWRTLTGITSRDTVKAMNLRCPGKQPWEYIDYSNKVTPHCDEKPVILQRGASNVYFSSIRSALDIPPESTYQEFGELTLAVTNHELWALIRSAPNGPFAGPAIESIAQTVGCSKEQIELIVRQELGDQKPPKPSSSDATDLETDEWLAFITPQGEQSEKSTFITRHVPLFAEATHPEPTSALGLLAQLIDKVVLATKLREVRALVGFSRYNAAGPLVKPDLGRNLKWLPAIEVFGEGIFFSLNEKRVHEWEAENSDVAEVGRILEQRRQKHFIGSRLKPATPRFVLLHTLAHVLIRQLSFQCGYSSASLRERIYAGKNPDGEPQAGILIYTAAGDVEGTLGGLVRQGTPSLFAHTLLSALERASWCSSDPICRESPGQGFGTLNLGACHACALVSETSCENANVLLDRGLLVGTPGGVTGFFAEVLAAARRDSARATDDEMEATA; encoded by the coding sequence ATGAGCAATCAACCGCCACGTGGAGTTCGGCTGTCGCAGACGCTTGCCCCTTTCGGAGTAGGGGCGATCTATGACCTACGAGGCGAGAGCCTGGTCGCGTGCGACATTTCCCGCTGGAAGAGCCAGGGCCAACCCATCCGGAGCAAGCGACTCGCCGAGGCACTTGGCGTGGAGGGTTTCCGCAGCGCTCCCGCGAGCACTTCGCTGTACGGGGATGGTGGTGCCCGCGTCCCGTATTTCCGGTTTCCTCAGTGGCTCTTCTGCCCTAACTGCCGAGCGATGGCGAAATGGACCACTTCCAAGGAGGTGAACGACGAACCGCCTCGCTGCGAGAACTGCAACCGGCGCCCCCAACTGGTTCCGATGCGCTTCGTCATGGCTTGCGAGAAGGGGCACCTGGGCGACGTTTCCTGGGATTATTGGGCTCACTTCGGGGCGAAGGAGCCTAAACAGAAGGGTTGTAAGGACCGTGACAACCTGCGGTTTATCGCCCTCGCTGGCTCTGGGGCTGGACTTCAGTCCCTGCGCATCGAATGCAAAACATGTGGAGTGTGGCGCACGCTCACGGGAATCACCAGCAGGGACACGGTCAAGGCGATGAACCTCCGTTGTCCCGGGAAGCAGCCCTGGGAGTACATCGACTACAGCAACAAGGTCACCCCACATTGCGACGAGAAACCGGTCATCCTTCAGCGAGGGGCGAGTAACGTCTATTTCTCTAGCATACGGTCGGCGCTCGACATCCCTCCAGAATCGACGTACCAGGAGTTTGGCGAGCTAACCCTCGCGGTTACAAATCACGAACTCTGGGCGTTGATTCGGTCCGCGCCCAATGGACCGTTCGCCGGCCCCGCGATCGAATCAATTGCTCAAACGGTTGGCTGCTCGAAGGAACAGATCGAGCTCATCGTTCGCCAGGAGTTAGGCGATCAGAAGCCGCCGAAGCCGTCCAGTTCCGACGCCACAGACTTGGAAACGGATGAGTGGTTGGCCTTCATTACTCCGCAGGGGGAGCAATCAGAAAAGAGCACCTTCATCACCCGCCATGTCCCGCTCTTTGCCGAAGCCACCCATCCCGAGCCGACCTCGGCCCTCGGTCTCTTGGCGCAACTCATCGACAAGGTTGTTCTCGCCACCAAACTACGAGAGGTGAGAGCCCTCGTGGGGTTTAGCCGTTACAACGCCGCGGGTCCATTGGTGAAGCCGGACCTCGGCCGCAACCTGAAATGGCTGCCCGCGATCGAGGTCTTCGGAGAGGGCATCTTCTTCTCGCTCAATGAAAAGCGCGTGCACGAGTGGGAAGCGGAAAACTCGGACGTCGCGGAGGTTGGACGAATCCTTGAACAGCGTCGCCAAAAACACTTCATAGGGAGCAGGTTGAAGCCCGCCACACCGCGCTTCGTACTCCTCCACACCCTCGCCCACGTCCTCATCCGGCAACTTTCGTTCCAGTGTGGATACTCCTCCGCATCACTACGAGAGCGTATCTACGCGGGAAAGAACCCGGATGGTGAGCCGCAGGCCGGGATACTTATATACACGGCGGCGGGAGACGTTGAGGGGACGCTTGGCGGACTGGTTCGCCAGGGAACCCCGTCCCTTTTCGCCCACACGCTTCTGTCCGCCCTTGAGCGAGCCTCGTGGTGCTCATCCGACCCCATCTGCCGGGAAAGCCCGGGACAGGGTTTCGGGACACTCAATCTCGGGGCATGTCACGCTTGCGCATTGGTGTCGGAAACAAGTTGCGAAAACGCGAACGTCTTGCTCGATCGTGGACTTCTCGTGGGCACGCCGGGTGGAGTTACTGGCTTCTTCGCGGAGGTGCTCGCCGCCGCCCGTAGAGACAGCGCGCGCGCCACCGATGACGAAATGGAGGCAACCGCTTGA
- a CDS encoding AAA family ATPase — protein MRLPAYQELSREQDRVNNLPLDDSYLVVGPPGTGKTVMALYRANMLDKKRVNVSLLMLSRLLSQYTDDAAESLELEAAISTFHRWFYGFYYSSYGRKYPQVSKFKPDWAAILKQVAKKPPSAHSLPHLIVDEGQDFAPGFFPLARHIARTVTIFADENQRCARRPIVITRIGAS, from the coding sequence TTGAGACTCCCCGCTTACCAGGAACTCTCCCGCGAACAGGACCGAGTGAACAACCTGCCCCTCGACGATTCCTATTTGGTCGTGGGGCCACCCGGAACTGGAAAGACAGTCATGGCCCTTTACAGGGCCAATATGCTTGACAAGAAGCGGGTCAACGTCTCCCTTCTGATGCTCTCGCGGCTCCTCTCCCAGTACACCGACGATGCCGCTGAGAGCCTGGAGTTGGAGGCGGCAATCAGCACCTTCCACCGCTGGTTCTACGGCTTCTACTACTCAAGTTATGGACGTAAGTACCCGCAGGTAAGTAAGTTCAAGCCTGATTGGGCCGCGATCCTCAAACAAGTAGCGAAGAAGCCACCATCAGCGCACTCACTTCCTCATCTCATCGTCGATGAGGGCCAGGACTTCGCACCCGGTTTCTTCCCGCTTGCCCGCCATATCGCCCGAACAGTCACCATTTTCGCAGACGAAAACCAGCGCTGCGCGCGTCGGCCCATCGTGATCACCAGGATCGGAGCATCGTGA
- the istA gene encoding IS21 family transposase gives MATERLSMRHIREVLRQKWEQKRSHREVASSLGISAGAVGSVLARAAAAKLSWEQVEQMREEELEERLYGAVPKPTAQRPLPDPVYIHTERKKPGVTLELLHLEYLEKHPEGYRYTQFCEYYRQWLAKHRLTMRQEHRAGEKLFVDYSGNKPHLVDETTGERVEVELFVAVLGASNYTYAEATRTQRGPDFIASHQRCFVYLGGVPGALVPDQLKSGVTRACRYEPGVQRTYEEFARHCGTVVLPARPRSPRDKAKVEVGVLVVQRWLLARLRHHTFFSLEALNERIGELLEDLNNRKMRLYDASRRELFERLDKPALRPLPAEAFTYGEWKQVRVNIDYHVQVHHHFYSVPYALVHQVLEARVTATTVELYQRGERVASHVRSDERGRHTTQPEHMPKAHQKHLEWTPSRLVHWAGTIGPNTQKLVESILRERPHPELGYRSCLGILRLARRYGNERLEAACTRALAVSARSFRHVDSILQNGLDRLAPPTDEAQPELAAQTHENVRGSDYYH, from the coding sequence ATGGCCACGGAGCGACTGTCCATGCGTCACATACGAGAAGTGCTACGGCAGAAGTGGGAGCAGAAGAGAAGCCACCGGGAGGTGGCCAGCAGCCTGGGAATCAGCGCGGGGGCGGTGGGGAGCGTGCTGGCGCGCGCTGCGGCGGCGAAGCTGAGCTGGGAGCAGGTGGAGCAGATGCGGGAGGAGGAGCTGGAGGAGCGGCTGTATGGCGCCGTGCCGAAGCCCACGGCCCAGAGGCCCCTGCCCGACCCGGTGTACATCCACACGGAGAGAAAGAAGCCCGGCGTCACGCTGGAGCTGTTGCACCTGGAGTACCTGGAGAAACACCCGGAGGGGTACCGCTACACGCAGTTCTGCGAGTACTACCGGCAGTGGTTGGCCAAACACCGGCTCACCATGAGGCAGGAGCACCGGGCGGGAGAAAAGCTCTTCGTCGACTACTCGGGAAACAAGCCGCACCTGGTGGACGAGACAACGGGCGAGCGCGTGGAGGTGGAGCTGTTCGTGGCGGTGCTGGGGGCCTCCAACTACACGTACGCGGAGGCCACGCGCACGCAGCGAGGGCCGGACTTCATCGCCAGTCACCAGCGCTGCTTCGTGTACCTCGGTGGCGTGCCGGGAGCGCTGGTGCCTGACCAGCTCAAGAGCGGGGTGACGCGCGCGTGCCGCTACGAGCCGGGAGTGCAGCGCACGTACGAGGAATTCGCGCGGCACTGCGGCACGGTGGTGCTGCCAGCGCGCCCGCGCTCGCCCCGGGACAAGGCGAAGGTGGAGGTGGGCGTGCTGGTGGTGCAGCGCTGGCTACTGGCGCGGCTGCGCCACCACACCTTCTTCTCGCTGGAGGCGCTCAACGAGCGCATTGGCGAGCTGCTGGAGGACCTCAATAACCGAAAAATGAGGCTGTACGACGCGAGCCGGAGAGAGCTCTTCGAGCGGCTGGACAAACCGGCGCTGCGGCCGCTACCGGCCGAGGCTTTCACCTACGGCGAGTGGAAGCAGGTGCGAGTCAACATCGACTACCACGTGCAGGTGCACCATCACTTCTACTCGGTGCCGTACGCGCTGGTGCACCAGGTGCTGGAGGCGCGAGTGACGGCCACCACGGTGGAGCTGTACCAGCGCGGCGAGCGCGTGGCGAGTCACGTGCGTAGCGACGAGCGGGGCCGGCACACCACGCAGCCGGAGCACATGCCCAAGGCGCACCAGAAGCACCTGGAGTGGACGCCCTCGCGGCTGGTGCACTGGGCGGGCACCATCGGCCCCAACACCCAGAAGCTGGTGGAGAGCATCCTGCGCGAGCGTCCTCACCCGGAGCTGGGTTACCGCTCCTGCCTGGGGATACTGCGGCTGGCCAGGCGCTACGGCAACGAGCGGCTGGAGGCGGCGTGCACGCGAGCCCTGGCCGTGAGCGCCCGCTCCTTCCGGCACGTGGACTCCATTCTCCAGAATGGGCTGGACCGGCTCGCCCCACCAACGGACGAAGCGCAACCGGAGCTCGCCGCGCAGACGCACGAGAACGTGCGCGGCAGCGACTACTACCACTGA
- the istB gene encoding IS21-like element helper ATPase IstB produces MLNEPTMQKLHSLKLSALAAEWERQQKDPELAKLSFDERLGMLVDAEWLHRENARTARCLREAKLRLSSASLEDLDYAPKRELDKSLVRQLGSCRWVAEHQNVVITGATGTGKTYLACALAEAACRKGYKALYRRAPRLFDELTLAHADGSYARVLARLAKVDVLVIDDWGLAPLKEQERRDMLEILEDRYGNRSTLMTSQLPTTKWHDHLGDPTVADAICDRVLHNSHRVVLKGPSRRKEESAEK; encoded by the coding sequence ATGCTGAACGAACCGACGATGCAGAAGCTGCACTCCCTGAAGCTCTCCGCCCTGGCGGCCGAGTGGGAACGGCAGCAGAAGGACCCCGAGCTGGCGAAGCTGTCCTTCGATGAGCGGCTGGGGATGTTGGTGGACGCCGAGTGGCTGCACCGGGAGAACGCGCGTACGGCGCGCTGCCTGCGCGAGGCGAAGCTGCGGCTGAGCAGCGCGAGCCTGGAGGACCTCGACTACGCGCCCAAGCGCGAGCTGGACAAGAGTCTGGTGCGCCAGCTGGGCTCGTGCCGCTGGGTGGCCGAGCACCAGAACGTGGTGATTACGGGAGCCACGGGGACCGGCAAGACGTACCTGGCCTGCGCACTGGCGGAGGCTGCGTGCCGCAAGGGCTACAAGGCGCTCTACCGCAGAGCGCCCCGGCTCTTCGACGAGCTGACGCTGGCACACGCGGATGGCTCGTACGCGCGGGTGCTGGCGCGTCTGGCCAAGGTGGACGTGCTGGTCATCGACGACTGGGGGCTGGCTCCACTCAAGGAGCAGGAGCGCCGGGACATGCTCGAGATTCTCGAGGACAGGTACGGCAACCGCAGCACCCTCATGACCAGCCAGCTGCCCACCACGAAGTGGCACGACCACCTGGGGGACCCGACGGTAGCCGACGCTATTTGCGACAGGGTGCTACATAACTCCCATCGGGTCGTGTTAAAGGGCCCCTCCCGCAGGAAGGAGGAGTCTGCGGAGAAGTAG
- a CDS encoding 3'-5' exonuclease: MLLGHSSAQKTADYILRFERNHPDLEIGVLVPTKRVQSRLWHLLDGKTRNPIERYVGGKGAKSEPLRFGRPGIKVICYASAKGLEFDAVFLPELQDCMQDMARPEARMMFYVLISRARDQLFFCYSGKDAPKIVEAFPKELLDWRP, encoded by the coding sequence GTGCTGCTCGGGCACTCGTCCGCCCAGAAAACCGCCGACTACATTCTCCGGTTCGAGCGCAATCATCCCGACCTGGAAATCGGGGTACTAGTACCCACCAAGCGAGTCCAGTCCCGGCTCTGGCACCTCCTTGATGGAAAGACACGAAACCCTATCGAGCGCTACGTGGGTGGGAAGGGAGCGAAAAGCGAGCCCTTGCGTTTCGGACGGCCAGGAATCAAGGTCATCTGCTACGCGAGCGCGAAAGGCCTCGAATTCGACGCGGTGTTCCTGCCTGAGCTCCAAGACTGCATGCAGGACATGGCCCGTCCAGAAGCCAGGATGATGTTTTATGTGCTCATCTCGCGGGCGAGAGATCAACTCTTCTTCTGTTATTCGGGCAAGGACGCTCCCAAAATCGTCGAGGCGTTCCCGAAGGAGCTTTTAGATTGGCGACCATGA
- a CDS encoding Eco29kI family restriction endonuclease → MATDFREFDPLDYDNLARTCVQELERRDAVPLDFPKSFPGAGVYALYYKGGFDIYSPISLKDASWPIYVGKAVPKGARKGERTKSATGMSNSLFKRLGEHRESIDAAANLKVKDFLCRYLAVKELWITMAERLLIERYRPVWNVALEGFGLHNPGKGRHEGKLSWWDTLHPGRPWAKHLNKTRTPQEAEALVQDFLKLNRPGVKKRPPLPDDASVFMQDEDVED, encoded by the coding sequence GTGGCCACTGACTTCAGGGAATTCGACCCGCTCGACTACGACAATCTCGCCAGAACCTGTGTACAGGAACTGGAGCGTCGAGACGCTGTCCCACTCGACTTCCCCAAGTCTTTTCCCGGCGCTGGCGTCTATGCGCTCTACTACAAGGGGGGCTTTGATATTTATAGCCCCATCAGTTTGAAGGACGCGAGCTGGCCCATCTATGTGGGCAAGGCGGTGCCGAAGGGGGCTCGCAAGGGGGAGAGGACTAAGTCGGCCACAGGTATGTCCAACTCCCTTTTCAAGCGTCTTGGGGAGCACCGCGAGTCCATTGATGCTGCTGCGAACCTCAAGGTGAAAGACTTCCTCTGTCGCTACTTGGCGGTGAAGGAACTCTGGATAACCATGGCCGAGCGACTTCTCATCGAGCGCTATCGGCCAGTCTGGAACGTGGCCCTGGAGGGCTTTGGCCTGCACAACCCGGGCAAGGGGCGCCACGAGGGCAAGTTGAGTTGGTGGGACACGCTGCACCCGGGACGACCCTGGGCCAAGCACCTGAACAAGACGCGCACCCCTCAGGAGGCTGAGGCCCTCGTCCAGGACTTTCTGAAGCTCAACCGTCCGGGCGTTAAGAAGCGGCCGCCCCTCCCGGATGATGCATCCGTCTTCATGCAAGACGAGGACGTCGAGGACTGA